From Nitrospiraceae bacterium, a single genomic window includes:
- a CDS encoding DUF3365 domain-containing protein encodes MQFYGRGLLAGVILSLFILSNPIVGMNMSAYQAEEEARLIAMLLSAGRVVIDRNQSLINDPNRDNKGFTPEVFERQVIEEFRIRTGVDLTKPTLTHLRGNVIEVLGELLKSSKEVVAEAQPEINQMGVGFKNFIPATFGSRVSERFSGRSGIGLKQTTLQPRNPKNAPDPYEAAVLQRLLTQPSQSVTISEMPEGDNNLRLLIPIYYGSDCLQCHGEPAGQLDISGYPKEGAHEGDLAGAISVSMPLDQR; translated from the coding sequence ATGCAGTTTTATGGACGAGGATTATTGGCAGGTGTCATTCTCAGCCTATTCATCTTATCGAATCCGATCGTTGGAATGAATATGTCGGCCTATCAAGCGGAAGAAGAGGCCCGGCTTATTGCCATGCTCTTAAGCGCGGGTCGGGTCGTCATTGACCGAAATCAATCCTTAATCAATGATCCCAATCGAGACAACAAGGGATTCACACCTGAGGTGTTTGAACGACAGGTGATTGAGGAATTTCGCATCCGAACCGGGGTCGACCTCACGAAACCAACCCTGACTCATCTGCGTGGAAACGTGATAGAAGTCTTAGGTGAGTTATTGAAATCGAGCAAAGAAGTCGTTGCTGAAGCACAGCCGGAGATTAACCAAATGGGAGTCGGGTTTAAGAATTTCATTCCCGCCACTTTTGGCAGCCGGGTCTCTGAGCGTTTTTCTGGAAGGTCTGGCATTGGACTCAAACAAACCACGCTGCAACCCCGAAATCCGAAAAATGCCCCGGATCCCTACGAAGCTGCCGTGTTACAACGATTGTTGACCCAACCAAGCCAATCTGTGACGATTAGCGAAATGCCAGAAGGAGATAACAACCTCCGCCTCCTCATTCCGATTTATTACGGGAGTGATTGCCTGCAGTGTCATGGGGAACCAGCCGGCCAATTGGACATTTCTGGATACCCAAAAGAAGGAGCGCACGAAGGTGATTTAGCCGGAGCGATTAGTGTGTCAATGCCACTGGACCAACGATGA